ATGATAATGCAGGAGGATATGGAAACACTCACGGGATGCTCCTGGTCCATGTCCGGATCAAATTTGGTTATTAATATGTTGCATCTGTCGAGGTCTTTTATCTGTCGGGGAAACCAGGGAACTGTGATGTCAGCGggaggaaaaaataattaattagtgCTTTTGTTATGGGTTGTATGTTATTAACATTAAGATTAAATGGTTTTAAAAGCCCTGCACAGGCATCGCATTCGATGTCCTAACATGATGGCAACTCACAAGATGTTTTAATAAAGAGAAAAGCTTGAcgtttaataataaaatcaggTGCCTTTTTCCTCCGGGATGCAGCGAACGTCGTCGGCGACCCTCTTTAGGGAGTTGATGAAAACGTCGAGGTCAGAACTGTGAACCTCACACTTCATGAAGAACTCCAGATCTGTCGTGCTGTTCTTTGACTTCCTCCCCGGGCGACTTTCGATGTGGAGAAGTTTTGCTTCAAACGTCTGAGAGGGAAATTTAAACGATTGTCAAATAATGGCCTTTTTGTCGTGATGCTGAAGAAAGACTTGCTATCCACTCGTTGTCATCTTGACCCAATAGTTTTATGTGAGATGgaattttattgtcttttggGGGAGTAAAGCTTCAGGTGATGCATTTTAGGGCCTTTGTTTTGCCCATCAGAATCTATAACTCAAATCCAAAACATAAGACTCAAAGGATGagaatctgttttgtttctttttaaaaaaaagcttgtttACATCATcgcactttaaaaacaaaaaacaaagtagcACATCACGGCCTGTTAATATCATGACCAGGTGACACACAAATCCtttacaaattttaaaatgagaataaaGCTGATTTAAATGGCCACAATTgagctgatttattttgtatgaaattCTGCTATTGCAAATCCAGATCAAATATGAAAGGCTTGTTCAGAGcatttgctcttgttttgtacttaagtacttttgtactttgtataattttgaggtacttcgacttttgttgtttctattttcttttactttctacTTCTTCTCTGCCACATTCCAgagcaaatattgtactttttctCCCATCACATTGTTTTTGACAGCTGTAGCAACTGGTTATTTTTCAGATCACAAATTTAGGTACAAAATGTGATTATCttataaaatatttgttgtaAAACACCTGATTGTGGCCCCACGTTGACCTCAAGCTCCAGTCGCTCAGAAATCAATctgaaattacagtattttgaGCATCAAGTTTATTTTCAGCCAAAATATCCAAATATTTGATGTTCTTCCTGCTTAGTCAGCTTTGATTTGGACACCTCAGCAGCTGAGAAACAGTGACAAGCATTTTTATTGTGTTCTGAAGACCTTTTTAACTCCcccctcagggatcaataaagtcttatcTTAATCTTTAATACATTggaatttatttctttgttgtattttgcattattaatctgaatctgcacaATAACTGAAGTTCTGAAAGAGCCTTCCTGTAGTGGTGAAGTATGAAGTACTTTGCTCTGAAATGTGGTGAAGTTGAAGTATATGGAAAGTACCTCAAAATAGTACTTAAGtgcagtatttgagtaaatatgCTTAGTTACTTTTCACCTCTGaataatataaaagaaaaaactactTAAAGGTGGCAGTAACAATAATACACACTCACGTGATTTCTTTGCATAACGGGTACATTTACTGTTTGTCTTACCTTGACTTACATTATAACTGCAGTACCATTTAACAGGTACTTCTACGGCATCATGCACGAGGCTTACCTCGAATATTTTCCCAGTTTTGAAGAAGCCCGCGTTTTTCTCACTGCTGAGGGCGAACAGGACGTTCAGAGTGACCCTGCCGTCCTTCTCCTCGAACACGAAGCCGTCTCCGAACCTGGAGGGCCCCGGGGAGCCCGCGGAGCCGCTGCTGCGCTCCCTGCGGGCGTCCTCGATCAGACTCTGCTTCCTGCCGCTGAACGGCGCCGCCTGCCCCGCGCTGTCCGTCTTCATGTGTGCGGTGTCAGCCGGAGTGTGTCAGCATCACCTCCGCCGCGCACAGGTTTAAATAGTGTGTCATCTGAGGGCTTCATGGAGATGAGTTGCGCAAGTGCGCCACGTCCGTTTGGGCTTTTTTGGGCCCGTTTTGCGTCATGAAATCACATCTTTTTATGAGACGAAAATAGTGCTTTTAGGAGGGGGAAACGGCCTATTccgaataaataaataaataaaataaagtgaaatatatGAATCACAGATGCTTTTAACCAAATCAGGCCATTTCAGGTTACAGATAATGTTCAGCGGTTTGATTTAGTTGCAAATTAATTGAAAAAGATGTATTTCAAATGAGAAGAATCCTGGATCTGTCTCAAATATGTGAGTGTTAACAACTAATGCTaatgacagaaagaagaagacgtatttcatatttatttgtttcattacatttcatgcatacaaaacattttattcagccAAGCAAAGCAAAAGCTAATGCGCTTTTAGGtttgaaatgcaaagaaaaactgctgtTTAGCACCATATTAGAAGCAGAATTGAATGTTTACATATTAGGTTTTAAATTCATTCGGTCCACTACAGAGATATTGATTCACAAAACCCTcttgttttgaaaaacatttctcaaaataacatttatacTGTAACAATACTGACAGTAACATTTTTATCTGTCGTACACACATTACTCATTATGCCACATGAGCAACAGGTTATGCTTTATTCACTGAAATACTAACTGGATTGCAGCAGTAtgctcatttattttgttttaatacaaaGAAAGCTCATTTGCATGCAGGCTAAGCAGAATATTCATTGAAGAAATGCCGAGATGCTCTGGGATCTCCGGCTCAGATTTCATGTGCAGCTACTGCAGTTTCCGCAGGGCTTCGCACAATTTCCCCATTTCACCTGAAATAAGAGCAATAAACCAACATTAGAGTAGACCTAGACTGAATTAGAGTTAGAGAGATTAGAAAACTAATCTTCATagttatagttttttttttcacatcaataAAATTTCATAGACAGACAATTAGACAAAAATAGCCTTGTTATGTCATCCATAATAGCCCGCTGTGCTTACTATTGACTCACGAAGCTTGGCCCTGTTTTGATGTAGtgtattgtttctgtttcataatTTATTGCATAACACGAGTGTCGTTCTTTAAGTCACAGCAGATCGAAGAATCTGGTTGTGAGATGATCAAAAGGACAATAAAGCAGAACGAAAACATTCCTGCTGCACAGCATTGTATATATTCTCTACACATTTTGGaagacatttgctttttttaatttaacttctTAAAAGCATTCAAATAAATCAGTCTTTTGTAGTGAGGACACTCTGCCTCCGCTGAAATTAAGTGTCGGCTAACATCAGGAAAGACTTTTCCACTTTTATGACAGAGTAGAAATCCCAGCTCTGGAGCtacacagcagaaacaatgaCTTTAATGTGGGGAGATTGTTTTTAGTGTGTTTACAGATTGTGCCCGCCTGttacactttctgtttttgtgtgtgcgatTTCACTCTGTTCACCAAGCATCCATTTTATAGTAACGTACCAGAAGCAAAGGGGAATGACTGTGTTTTCATAGTGCTGCTTGGGTTTGGTCTGCAGTTTATTCAGCCCTGCAGCCATGTGGAgaaaccatttttttaaaaaaaaaaatgagtaatGGTCTTGTTTAAAGCTTGATAAGAGCCTAAAAGGTCTTGAAGAAGTGTTGCTGTGAAAGCCTGACATCTAAAATCCAAGTTGTCCAGAATACTAAGTGTGTAGCTGGAGCCACTGCTGGCTCATAACCCATAAAGGAAGTGAGGAAGTGATAATGATTGGACACACTAAGGGATCACACAGCTTAAGAAGTTGGTGACCTCTGCTTTGAAtgtattaataaaataatgacacaTACCGTTGATGCTGTCAGCCAGGTTCCTGAGCTGCTGGGTGTTGTCCAGCACCTCGATACTCTGGGTGTAGGGATTGTAGCGCACTGTGAAAGGCTTGGGGATGGTGGCTGCAAATTTCCTGTTGGGCAGAGAGATGTTAATGTTAACACAAGTTTTGTATGTAACCTAAACTATATCTACAGGAAAGCTTGAAGCCAGGTGCTTATGAAAACCATCTTACCTCACTTTCTCTTTGGCGTCCTCAAAGCTGTCAGCGACAAAGTAAATAGGCTGGTACTCTGTGATTGGGTATTTCTGGAGGCTGGTCTTGCTGGGGTCGAATGGCTGGAGTTTGGGCTTGTCTGACAAGCAGTACTGAAAGAACACCATGTAAGAAAAGGATTTAAATTTTTCAATGAGTGTCTCTTTGGCTGTcagtaaacaggaagtgcagcATGACTCAGggctctgtctctctgttgaTGTGACTTGGCAGAGTGCACATCCTCTGCTGATGTGACCTCGATAGTGAGATGCTcgtcctctctctgctcccacTTACCCACTGAACCTCTTTACCCACACCCCGCTGGGCAGGCAGGCCGACTCCCCCACTGACACATTAAACCCGAGCCTGAGTGGACCACTAACCCACTGCCTGCTGTTGTGCAACAAGGTGACTGTGTTATAACAGCACACGGGGgttcaggaggaggaaggaaagcaCAGAAAGCTAATTATTTATCTCCcatctgtggatgtgtgtgttgtgtgtctgtcatgtacagatttttttctcgAGACTCAAGCACATGTGTTGACCCCCATGTCCTCCTCGTACCTGCAGCTCTCCAAACGATGACAGCAAGCCAGCTCCGTAAGCTCTGATCTCTGAGCCCTGCTTACACAGACCAAACTCCACAGTGAACCAGTACACCTGGGGGCACACAGAAAGTTCATGAAAATATGATCCACACACCGAAAGCCAGGTAAGATTTCACCTCTAGATTTTCATCAAGAAGTGCTCAACTTCTTTTATAcctttaaagggtcagttcaactaaatgacaaaaaaacaaaataatttcctCACTTATACCTTATGTCATTTAGGCATGCATGTCTGTGAATATGCcttttctgtttactgtttatgtGGCTTGTTGTATTGTGTTATGCATGTACAGTATTctatgttttatgtgtttcttaTTCAGGCTGACCTTGAAAAGGAGAGCTCGCTCTTAATGACCCTTCCCTATTTAAATAAAGCTTTACATGAATGAATTGATTTCACCATGACTGTGGGGAAAGACGAAAAACATGGGGAGAAAAATGGATAGGACACAGAACAAATGTCCCCCGGCTAAAAGTGAGGCTGTGGAGGTTGCAGttatgttgaactgttcctttggTAGAAATTAGTTCCAAATAAAACTGCTGTCACATGTTGAGACAAACACCttaaaacccaaacaaataaaaccatcaTTATGGTTTACAAGTTTAGAATCACCTGGTATGAATCCACCAGAATTAGAAGCTGATTAGTTCATCTAATACTATTATTTCCTATGTACATAGTACTCACAGTAGCAAGTTTCTCAATGTACTCATCAGGGGCTCCAAGAGAGGCAAGACCGATTTCCTATACAGAATAGAATCAAAGCACATAgattaacaaattaaaagttaCACAATTACATGTGATTTGCATGTTAACATAAGATTTCAATCGAACCTCTGAGTGAAAAGTGTATGTTTAGCATGTAAGATTAATAGAACAATATCAACACAATTTATATTGATAATATTAACTTTGCTACAATGCATAAAGCTATAACTGGCttgctgttttatttagttgtgtgttgctgtcatTTCATTACTTCTGCTCCAACAGGACGCTTGGTTACCTGTGAGAACTGGGCAAAACTAGAGTCAGCAAAAAGAGGAACGTGTCCCAGGAGCTCATGGCAGATATCCCTGCgtaagaaatgaaaaaacagactctttaacatcacacacattatgtttttttattttttgaattgaCTTCGGACACTCACGGCTCAGGTGTGTATGTGGGCCTGGAGCTGTGACGAATGTACTGCGTGGAATGGAAGACTCGGAAGGCGAGTCCTGCCAGGAAGTCCCGGGACGAGAGGAGTCCAGCCACCGGGCGAAGCCGGAAGCCCGTGCATGCTACAGGAAAGGGGTGGACAGATGAAAGAGGTGATTGATTGTGATGAATAAGAACAGTTAGCGTGGTTATATTATTACACTGAAATATGTGATTTAAAGGAAGCTTAATCACACCACATCACATCAATTCCACTGCTACTCTGCTTGCTTAAGCTAGTTGCCTTTAGGTTAGTAGGAATAGTTagctatttttattgttattatgtaGCTACTAACTTGTGTAGTTATAATGAATGATAAAATTAATTACTACTATATTTGTTCATCAaaattaattattcataattaGAGATAACAACTGAGGGAGCAATAAATGAACATTTGTAGGTTTAGCTTTAGCTAAGGCCAGCGAGGCTGGCTAGCTCACCAACTGGCTTTCACCTGATAAACTAGTTTGCTTTAAGTTAGCTGTCCAGCTGGTTGTCTGAGGCACAATGTGCATAGTTAcagcagtttgtattttattgctATATTGCTTTTATAAAACAGATGTAAGAAAGTTGTCTTTTCTTCACTTAGTTTAGAGTTACAGCATTTTGGCTTTGGAGCAATACAGAATCAAAGACACGACATAAAGCCTCCGACATGGACGTAAGAGTTAAAATGGCTGCTTTATGACTCTGAACTTGACAACTTGACCTCAGTAATGTAATAAATGATGAAAGATATCACCGTGGGACCTCAGGGTCACTAAGAGTCTGACTTACACTGCAGGAAGCGGGAGACGTCCTCCAGCTGGGGGATGTTGTCCGGCCTGTAGCCACAGTATTTCTCCAGCAGGGGGAAGACTCGGTTGTGTTCGCGGCAGGCGTGAGTCGGGTAAAGAGTCTTCAGCTCCCTGAACACTTTGCCCCACGTGGCCCTTTCCTCTTCTGTATACTCCACTTGAGGGATACTTTGGCCACTAGGACAAAGACATGAAGTTTGTATTTCATGCagttttgtatgtattttccAGTATGAAGGACATTCTGGGGACATTTTAAACTTAAGCTTATAAATGCTATGGTATATTATTCGATGCTATACCCTGTACTTGTTCCtacaaaaatatacattaaggagagaaaaaatgttATGTACTGTTACAGTATAGCGGTCAAAAGGGATAAAAAATATCCATAAGCATACCTGCAAATAGACAGTAAGCAAAACAACAGTGGTACAAACAATTCTAAAAAGCGTAAAGGTAGGTTATTGTTCTTTAAAAGTCTTATTCATCCTGGGGCAAATGAAGATAGactgcacacatacagcatCACTTTGTTATCTGTCAGTATCACACAGCTATGTTAATGCAGGTCACCTCAGTGAACATTTCATGGGGTTTGGCGCTTTTTGTAGTGCCTGTTAATAATACTTCTCAATTACAGACACAAAGACCAAGGTCCTTTAAATCCACCTCTGACTGCCTATAATTTGTCCCTGTTTGAAAATGCCAATTTTGACCCAGAAAAACCACTCAGATATGTAATAATTTCATCTGTGACTTTACAGGCTTCAAAAACACGCAAAATGAGAGATGAAGTTTAAAAAGAATTTTAGGTGTAGTTACTGTCTGTAGTTGTAGGCGATGTCAGCAAACTCCTTCCTGCGCTTTCTGTACACTGGATCTGTGAagccctgaacacacacacacacacacacacacgcacacacacacacacatcaaggaAAGCCATGTTAGATCTCATGATCGCAGCACGGCTGCTCACAGCTAAATCAAAGAGTGGAAATCCTCTGCTAAGGCTAAACCCTGTGGCCTTTGACAGCATTATGCACTCCGTCTCTAATAAGAGCACGCAAATACATATTCAAATGAAGCCTTTGTAGAGTGTTATTCAGCTTACGATGaatacattttgctttaatggCGGTGGCAAAAGGGAGCAATTATCTATAATTATAGGGGCTCAATTAAAGCAATGACATCAATTTGTGTGTCTAGATAGTTTCCATTAGAATAGACGGCAGAGTGTAGCCTGTCATCTCTGCAGCCCTGTCTTTCATAAGACATGTGGGCGTGAGTGGACatgtattcacacaaacacacacacacattcagaggcAGGATgtggcacacagacagacagtgatggaTGAGTCAGTCTTTACCGGGTGATCAGCATCCAGCTCGGAGCCGTAACTGAGGATCTGGTTGGCGAAGCGGTCCAGGTCCTGGATGTCATTAGGAAACCATGGCACTGGAGAATAATAACAGTTGTTAAACATtgataatttatgtttttattcaacaGGTATTTAGTCAAGTCAAATCAGTTAGGCATTCATGGCACAAAGACAAATTTAGATATTCAGGATATTTTtactatatatttatttactatatttttttttaagttcgtgcctttatttaaaaagaacacacacccacacaaaagACAACCAGCAGCAAAATCTTTTTGTGTTTAGATGACTTCAGTAAATAATACTTTGTTTAATCAAACTAATACATTAgacttgttttccatttttgtttgatttgatgaaaGAAAGCTAACAGCCATATTCAGATCCCAGTCAGGATTTGctacttttgtctgttttatattattacaaACTGAATGTTTTGGGTAGGTCGGTTAAAGACTGATTGATCAGGaatgaaaactgttgaaaaTACTTGCTTGTTGCAGCCCAAATATTGTTTGATTCTTACCTGATGTAAATAAGTAAACTGGTAGCCATGTTGGTGGACGATGTTTTGActgttggatttttttattcattgccATGGCATCTTTGACACTCAGCAGAACGGTAATCAAGGGTC
This Scatophagus argus isolate fScaArg1 chromosome 22, fScaArg1.pri, whole genome shotgun sequence DNA region includes the following protein-coding sequences:
- the pah gene encoding phenylalanine-4-hydroxylase, yielding MDAAYKRVNGNTAGEAETADQGTRRRRGSMYLEEETSNKSEMISCIFSLKEEVGALAKALRLFEEKGINLKHIESRPSRMNKDQYEFFISVDPTCSQALDDVIDGLRTQISGHVHELSRNKEKDTVPWFPNDIQDLDRFANQILSYGSELDADHPGFTDPVYRKRRKEFADIAYNYRHGQSIPQVEYTEEERATWGKVFRELKTLYPTHACREHNRVFPLLEKYCGYRPDNIPQLEDVSRFLQSCTGFRLRPVAGLLSSRDFLAGLAFRVFHSTQYIRHSSRPTYTPEPDICHELLGHVPLFADSSFAQFSQEIGLASLGAPDEYIEKLATVYWFTVEFGLCKQGSEIRAYGAGLLSSFGELQYCLSDKPKLQPFDPSKTSLQKYPITEYQPIYFVADSFEDAKEKVRKFAATIPKPFTVRYNPYTQSIEVLDNTQQLRNLADSINGEMGKLCEALRKLQ